The stretch of DNA CGCGTGAATGTGTGTGTGCGGCGGATGACTCAGAAGGTGCGGCTGCCCTTGATCCCCGCGCGTTCCATCTTGCGGTGGCACGGTGGGTAGTCCATGACCGCGTAATGCTGGGTGCTGCGGTTGTCCCAGATGGCCACGCTGTTGGGCTTCCAGCGCCAGCGCACCTGATACTCGGGCAGGTAGGCCTGGCTGACCAGGTAGCGCAACAGGTCGGCAGCGCCGGGGTTGGCGTCCTGGCCGAAGCGCACGCGCTGGGGCGTGTGGTAGTTGCTGAAGTGGGTGGTGAAGGCATTGACGAACAGCACCTGCTCGCCGGTCTCCGGGTGGGTACGCACCACCGGGTGTTCGGCATCGGGGAACTGCGCCTTGAGCGCCAGGCGCTTTTCGATCGGCATGGCAGCGCCGAAACTGGCTTCGATACTGTGGCGTGCGCGCAGGCCTTCGATCTTGGCTTTCACGTCGCCTGGCAGGTTCTCGAAGGCCAGCACCATGTTCGCCCACATCGTGTCGCCGCCCACCGGCGGGCACTCGACGCAGCGCAGCACGCAGCCCATGGGCGGTGCCTCGCGCCAGGTGGCGTCGGTGTGCCAGGCGTTTTCATAACGGTCGTTGGGCTGGTCGGGGCGTTTGTAGATCTGCACCAGGCCGGGGTGCTCCGGGTCGCTGCCGGCCACTGGGTGGTCTTCCAGCTCGCCAAAGCGCCGGGCAAACGCCACGTGTTCGGCACGGCTGAAGTGCTGGTCGCGCAGGAACAGCACACGGTGCCTGAGCAACTGCGCGCGCAGTTGCTCGAACAGGTCGTCGTCGTGGATCGCGTCAGCCAGGTTGACGCCGCTTATCTCGGCGCCGATCGCACAGGTCAGTTGTTCGATGTGCATGCTGTTGCCCTCTTCAGATGACGAAGATCGACGAGCCGGTGGTCCTGCGTGCTTCCAGGTCGCGATGGGCCTGGACGGCGTCCTGCAGTGCATAGTGCTGGTTGATTTCGATGCGGATGCGGCCACTGCTGACATGGCCGAACAGTTCGCCGGCCAGCTCGGCCTTTTCCGCAGGGTCGGCGATGAAGTCGGCCAGCGCCGGGCGGGTCAGCTGCAGCGAGCCCTTGATCGCCAGCAACTGTGGGTCGAACGGCGGGATGGTGCCGGAGGCGGTACCTACGCACACCATCAGGCCACGGCGCTTGAGCGAATCGAGCGAGCCCATGAAGGTGTTCTTGCCAACGCTGTCGAATACCACGTTGACGCCGACGCCATCGGTAAGCTCACGCACCCGGCTGGCCACGTCCTCGACACTGTAATTGATGATCTGATTGCAGCCATGGGCACGGGCAACCTCAGCCTTGGCCTCGGTGGATACCGTGCCGATCACGTTCAGCCCCAGCAGCCGCGCCCACTGTGCGACGATCAGGCCAACGCCACCCGCCGCCGCATGCAGCAGCACCGTGTCGCCGGGCTTGAAGTCATACAGCCGGCGCATCAGGTAAGCGGCGGTCAGGCCGCGCATGGTCATGGCGGCGGCAGTCTCGAAGGCGATGGTCTCCGGCAGTTTGATCAGCGCAGTAGCAGGGATCAGCCGTTCGGTGCAATACGCACCAAGGGTGTTGAGAAAGCCGGTGTAGGTGACCCGGTCACCCACCGCTACCTGGGTCACGCCCTCACCTACCGCCTGCACCACACCGGACGCTTCCACACCAATGCCATTGGGCAGCGGGATCGGGTAGGTGCCATTGCGAAAATAGGTGTCGGCATAGTTCAGGCCAACCGCCACCTGACGCAGGCGCACCTGCCCCGGGCCGGGCTCACCGACCTCGGCATCCTCGTAGCGCAGCACTTCGGGGCCACCGGTCTGATGGAAACGTACGACTTTGGACATGCTTGTCTCTCCAATCATCGATCTGGACGCAGGGCGTCAGTTCTGGGTAATTGGAATGTAAGCGCTCGGGGGGCGGGGTGCTTCGCATCGGGCGACAGCGGGTTTTCATTTGATGACAGATCGCCGGGCCTGGGGCTGCAATCTTTCCTTGATGATGATCAGCGATGCGCCTTGTCGGTCTCGCCTTCCTGCCACCCGGTAATCAGGCGCTGGGCATTTTCGTCGCAGTCGATGCCCTGCGGCTTGTTCTCCATGCCAGCGATCACTGCCAGCAGTTGCGCGCGGTTCTGCGCCAGGCGCACCTGCATCGCTTCGATCTCGGCGACCTTGCGCTTGAGGCTCGCCAGCAAAAGCTCATGTCGCCCAGCGCCGGCGCCAGATGCAGCGCTGGTCAGTTTGCGCATCTCCTCCAGGCTGAACCCGGCCTGCTGGCCACAGGTGATGATTTCTAGCGACCTCACCACCTGCTCCGGGTAATCCCGATAACCGTTGCCCAAGCGCCGGGCCTCGATCAGCCCGCTGGCTTCATAGAAACGAATGCGCGATGCGCTTAGGCCCGTGCGCCGGGCCAGTTCACCAATTTTCATGTGGGTTGAAATTCTCTGTTGACCTTAAGGTTTACTTTAACCTTAGCCTTCTCCAAAACCCAACCCGCCCGACGCCCGGCGCTACCTTGGAGAACACCGCATGACCCCTTTCCAGCCCCTGCGCCTGCCTAATGGCAGTGTCATCCCCAACCGCATCGCCAAGGCGGCCATGGAAGAAAACCTCGCCAACCCGGACCAGACCCCTTCCGATCAGTTGCTGCGCCTGTATCAGGCCTGGGCCGAAGGCGGCGCTGGCCTGCTGCTGACCGGCAACGTCATGATCGACCCGAGCGCCATGACCGGCCCGGGTGGTGTGATGCTCGATGACAGCCAGCAGTTGCAACGTTTTCGCCAATGGGCAGAGGCCGGACGCGCCCAGGGTGCGCAATTCTGGATGCAGATCAACCACCCGGGGCGGCAGATGCAGGCCAACCTCGGCCAGCCAACCGTCGCCCCCTCAGCAGTGGCGCTGGACATGGGCAGTTTGTCGAAGCTGTTCCCGCAGCCCAAGGCCTTGGACGAAAGCGAAATCGCCGGGCTGATCCAGCGCTTCGCGCGCACCGCGGCGCTGGCCGAACAAGCCGGCTTCAGCGGCGTGCAGGTCCACGCTGCGCACGGCTACCTGCTTAGCCAATTCCTCTCGCCGTTGACCAACCAGCGCCAGGACCGCTGGGGCGGCAGCCTGGAAAACCGTGCGCGCCTGTTGCTGGAAGTGGTCAAGGCCGTGCGCGAGGTGGTGTCGCCCGCCTTCAGCGTGTCGGTCAAGCTCAACTCGGCCGACTTCCAGCGTGGCGGCTTCGAACCTGCGGATGCACGCCAGGTCGTGTTGTGGCTGAACGAGCTACCCGTTGACCTGGTGGAACTGTCTGGCGGCAGCTACGAAGCACCGGCCATGCAAGGCGATGCCCGGGACGGCCGCACCCTGGCCCGGGAGGCCTACTTCCTCGAATTCGCCCGCGAGATCGCCGCAATCGCCTATATGCCAGTAATGGTCACGGGTGGCATCCGCCGCCTGCCGGTGGTCGAGCAAGTGCTCGACAGCGGTGTGGCCATGGCCGGTATCGCCACCGCACTGGCCGTCGACCCCGCCCTGCCTCGGCGCTGGCAAGCTGGCGAAATCGAGGCCCTTGCCGAACTGCCGCCGATTCGCTGGAAGCGCAAGGCGTTCGCCGCCCTGGCCTACATGGCGCTGGTGAAGTTGCAGATGCGCAGGCTGGCCGCTGGCAGCAAACCCAAGGCCAAGGCCTCGCCCCTGCGTGCCCTGCTGTTGGAGCAGTGGTGCACGCTACGCCGGGTGAAGCAATACAGGCGTATGATGAATAGCCGACTGGATTGATGCTGTTCCGTAACGGCGTTCTCTGACGGGAGCACTGCCATGAACAAATCAACTTGTGCGCTGCCGCTGATATTGGCAGCGCTCACGGGCTGTTCAAGTAACTCATCCCTCTACCATGACCAGCCGCTGGTAGCCAAAGTGACTAGCGGCATGAGCAGAGAGCAAGTACTGCAGATAGGTGGCAAGCCAGGCGCCGAGTCCGACCGCACGGTAGTCGCAGGCACTTGCTTCGATTACATGCTTACCCAGCCGGGGCAAAAGCAGCAGCCTTACATGGTCAGCTTCGATCAGGCCGGGAAGGTCGACAAGACCAGTTTCATGACCTGCGCCGAGTGGAGCAATGCGCAGCAGAAGTCCCGGCAAGCATTGCCCAGCATGGGCGGCATGGGAGGTTCAGGCTATTGATGCCGTTGAAAGCCTGTTACTCCAGGCACTCTCTGGCGGCCAGGCGCAACTTGTCACTCGACAGGAAACTGCCTTTATAGAAAGTTGCCCGGCTGCCATCGTGATAATCAACGACTTCCAGCACTTCGTCTGACGTCACGGCGCTGGGCGCGGTCAACCGATAACCATGGTTGATCGACTTTTGCGTGGTCTGGGGGGCCAGTGCCTGCCACTTTGGCAGCACGCAGGCGGCGTAATCTTGCGGGGATTTGGCAGTCAGCTTGCTTGCGGTAGGCTTGCCTGGGTTTGCGCAAGCAGCAAGGCTTGCAGCGAGTGCGGAACAGAACAGGATGCGAAAGGTTGGCATTTGCAATTAACCAGACAGGAACGTGAGCTATTCTAGCCGGGTTCGGGCTAAAGGACTAATCCACCAAGGTCGTGCCCAGGCCTGATTACGACGGCGCAAGACTTCTGTCGAATGGGCAAACCGCTTCATTCCCTTAGAATGAAAAACGCTGATGGATCAGCACCCATCGCAAAAAGCCCGCTCTCATGTGCGGGCTTTTTGCTCTTGCAGATCAACACATCAGGCTTTTTTGCACATCAACGCAGCATCGAGCAACCTGCCATGGTCGTACCAGGCGTCGCGCTGGTAGGCGGTGAACTGGCGCTGGGTACCGGCGCCGCGCAGTTCCACCAGGCCATCGGCCTTATTGGGGTCGGTACTTTCCACGTACAGTTTGACCAAGTTATCGCCGTCGACTTCATAGGTTTTCACGTTGCCTTGAAGCTCGCCTTTCACGCAACCCAGATAGGCTGGCGTGCTTCTTTCGGTGGTGCCAGACGTATAGTCGTGGCCAGCGCGTACATCCGGGTTCTGCGCGCACCCGGCCATGAACAACGCGGCGAAAGTGGATAACAGTACTGCGCCTGTGACCGATCTAGAACTCTTCACGCGACACGCTCCTGCTGCCCCATTGGGAACTTAGGAAAGAGTTGCCAGTACAACGCCCTTTTTAGTTGTCATTGGCCTATGGTACTGCGCAAAGTTCGCAGCACAATATGCTTGTTTGCTATATGGGTGATGGCCGGTTACCGGCCATGGTTCCAGCTTTCGCATTATTTCTTTAGCCGAGCGGAACGTTTTCAACTCGCCACAATTCTCATGCGTATCCACCAGGCGCAACGTTCAGGAGAAACCCATGGTGTGGTGGTTGGAAATACTCGCCCAATTCGTGACTTCCACCGGCTTGGCGGTGTTCAGCATCTTTGTGTTCTGGGCCTGTACATTGGCGTTCAGCAGGGCCTGTATCAAGCTGCTGTCAGCTGCGCTGGCGGTGGCATTGCTGGGCATTGCCGCGTTTCCGCATGGGGCGAGCTTTGCCGTCAATCAGCAAGCGCAACTGCGCGATGGCATCGAGTTCCTGTTGCTGGTCGCGGACGCGCTGGGTGTGATCAGTGCCGTGCTGATTGCTTCGTTCTTCTTCAGCCCTGGGCGGATGCTCGATGAAGCATGACGCCCAGGCCTGGCCGCAAGCGGAAGGGATGAAGTCAATGCTGCCTTGCGTCAGTAGCGACGATAGTCCTGGTGCCCCCCGCGATCTTCATCGTAGTAATGCCGGTGATGATGGTCTCCATCATGCCAGTACGGCCAGCAGCCACTGAGCAACAATAACCCTGACAACACGACAACCCATGCAGTCTTGCGTTTCATGTGCGTATCTCCAACCAGGCGAAGCGGGGGCTTGCATAGGTTGGACTGCGCAAAAACGGGAGGTTCGAGGCGGGGGCAAGCCGCTGATCCCTTTTCATGAAGAAAGGCGCTTGGGTAGAACAGCCATTTGGCTGTTCACCCAACCAGCGTGGATGAAAACCCAGATAACAGACCGCCCTCAGCGGTAGTACCGCCCGTTTATCGGTGCCAAGGAGAGATCAATGAGCATTCGCAGCCTGGCTAAAAACCTTCCTGCAGACCCTGACAATGAGGGCTGGGTACTTGGCTGGGGGGTGCTGCGAGACGTGCATCCCTGGCACTTTGTCGACGTATATGCAGACCAGAAGACCGCCAGGGCCGAGGCGCAGCGCCGCGGAAACGGCTACGTCGTGGAGTTTGGCTCGCATCGGCTCGGCTCGGATGAGTTTGTCTGTGGAGTAGAGCCGCCGGAAGGCTGACAAGTTGATGGCCTGGCTGCAAGCGCCTGAGCGATCTTGCGTGATATCAGCATGGCCCCCTCGCCCTGCGGGATCAGGTGATCGAAATCGCCAAAATGGCCAGGGAGAAACTCGGCAGCGCTATAGAGATCGAGAATATCCATGGTGAAATCCGGGCACAGGGTGCCCATCAACTGCTGAAGCTCGAAAACTCCACGGAACAGAAAGGTTGAGTCAGCGCCTGCATGCAAGCGGTATTCGATGTGCATTGGCGGGATGACCACGATGACCCGATGCTTCAGTTCAGCGGCTAACAGCAACAGTTTCGCCAGGTACTGGTTACCGTCTTCACGGGCATTGAGGCGCATATGGTCGGCGACTCGCTGTGCGGCGCCATAACTCGCCGGCATGAAGGCTTTCTGCTGGTCGGGCAGGAAACCGGCCACACCGCAGTGGGTACTGCCCACGGACGCCAGCCGCCCCTGCAGCTGGGCCGCGATCTGCACCAACTGAGGATCTTCGTAGCTCAACCCCAGCTGGAAGATCTCGTTCATCAACGGTGCCAGTGTCTTCTCGCTGGGCGACTGTTCCAACAGATTGCCCGGTGAAAACAGGGAGTAAAAAACAATCACCGAATCGAGATTCGGCACCTGGCACACCGCGTGCTCATAGAGCGCCAGGGCGTGCCGGAAATCCTGAGAGCGGCTGCACAGGTTGAACGAACCAGGGCAGTAAGTCGGGTCAAAAGCGAAATCGCCATGCGACGAACCCAGGGCAATGCTGTTCAGCCGGTGCCTGTCCTGCTGCAACATGGCCCGTTTGGCAGCGTAATATTCGATCAGCGCGGGAAACGGATTGGAGTCGCTCATTCATTGCCACCCGATGTGGCAGATTTCTTGATCTGGCATACACCGTTAGCCTTGTTTTTTCCTGTGAAAGGAACCTCAGGCGAAACATTAGGGCTGATCGAAAGCGAGGCCGTCACCCCACTGCCTTTGGCCTCGAAACAAGGGTCATTGAACTTCTTCAACACAGCGCAAGCAAAGTACTCAGTAAAATCCATTTCATCTGGTATCCATTGAGTTGTTTGATTGAAATGCAAATCAGCATGCTAACAAGGCTACCGCCAATACCGTTACTCAAGCGCCGGTAGCCTCCATCATCACTTTGCGGTTCGCTCCTTTTTCCACTGAACCTTGGAAACACCATCAGGGGAACCGGTGACACCGGATGCAACTTGCTGAATGTGGCCACCCAGCTGAAGGAAAGCTTCGATTTGCTCACAGAGGCGTTCGTGGGCTTTGTGGGCCGCACGGGGGTACGTCTGGTACATGTTGGCGTCTCGGTAATGAGCCACTGAAAGACAGTCACCCGAAAAAACACTATACACCCTGTATTTGACATCACGGGATGTGGCAAACCGAAACCCAGTGTTTAGCGACCAAAGGGGCCAGGGAGCATGATTGCGAGCTGCTTCAGCATGCCCCCAAAAACCGATTGTCATGACAAACAGATGCCTGAACTGACAAGCAGCCGAGCTCAAGCCTTTGGCAGGTAATAATGAGGATATAGCGCCATGTCGCGCTCCAGCTTTTCAGCGTCAGCTACTCGTTTGCGAACTTCGGCATAGAATCGCTGGCTTTGGTTCTGAAAATGTCTGAAGTTCTGGTCCGCTATCTCAGTGGCCCCACTCAGTGCGTGGCCGCTCAGCCCTTCGGCCAGTCGCTGCGATGAGATGTACCTCTGCCAGCAGGCTTCGACCTGCAACAGCCCTTGCGCGAAAACTTCAGTGTCGATAGTCGCCATTGGTGCACCCTCTGTGAGCCTTTCAGGGCCCGTCGGTGTGAATCGCCAGAGCGACGATAGCTTGAAGAAGCTCGCTCAAAACCAGCTTCGGCCTGGAGTGTAGCCTATCTCCGGGCGGGCCCATGGGCTCATTGCCTCAACCACAAGGATGCTGGCCAATAAGAGGTGAGGATCATGCGATTGCGGCCCGGTGAGGGCATCACCTGGTGCCCGGCTGCTTGTGGGCCTCCAGACGCTGCACGTCCCTGACGAACCATATCCCCACCGCAATCACCATGAGGCAAATGAACACCACATCCCATGCCC from Pseudomonas putida encodes:
- the osmE gene encoding osmotically-inducible lipoprotein OsmE, which codes for MNKSTCALPLILAALTGCSSNSSLYHDQPLVAKVTSGMSREQVLQIGGKPGAESDRTVVAGTCFDYMLTQPGQKQQPYMVSFDQAGKVDKTSFMTCAEWSNAQQKSRQALPSMGGMGGSGY
- a CDS encoding MerR family transcriptional regulator; this encodes MKIGELARRTGLSASRIRFYEASGLIEARRLGNGYRDYPEQVVRSLEIITCGQQAGFSLEEMRKLTSAASGAGAGRHELLLASLKRKVAEIEAMQVRLAQNRAQLLAVIAGMENKPQGIDCDENAQRLITGWQEGETDKAHR
- a CDS encoding TauD/TfdA dioxygenase family protein → MHIEQLTCAIGAEISGVNLADAIHDDDLFEQLRAQLLRHRVLFLRDQHFSRAEHVAFARRFGELEDHPVAGSDPEHPGLVQIYKRPDQPNDRYENAWHTDATWREAPPMGCVLRCVECPPVGGDTMWANMVLAFENLPGDVKAKIEGLRARHSIEASFGAAMPIEKRLALKAQFPDAEHPVVRTHPETGEQVLFVNAFTTHFSNYHTPQRVRFGQDANPGAADLLRYLVSQAYLPEYQVRWRWKPNSVAIWDNRSTQHYAVMDYPPCHRKMERAGIKGSRTF
- a CDS encoding quinone oxidoreductase family protein — its product is MSKVVRFHQTGGPEVLRYEDAEVGEPGPGQVRLRQVAVGLNYADTYFRNGTYPIPLPNGIGVEASGVVQAVGEGVTQVAVGDRVTYTGFLNTLGAYCTERLIPATALIKLPETIAFETAAAMTMRGLTAAYLMRRLYDFKPGDTVLLHAAAGGVGLIVAQWARLLGLNVIGTVSTEAKAEVARAHGCNQIINYSVEDVASRVRELTDGVGVNVVFDSVGKNTFMGSLDSLKRRGLMVCVGTASGTIPPFDPQLLAIKGSLQLTRPALADFIADPAEKAELAGELFGHVSSGRIRIEINQHYALQDAVQAHRDLEARRTTGSSIFVI
- a CDS encoding NADH:flavin oxidoreductase/NADH oxidase family protein, with translation MTPFQPLRLPNGSVIPNRIAKAAMEENLANPDQTPSDQLLRLYQAWAEGGAGLLLTGNVMIDPSAMTGPGGVMLDDSQQLQRFRQWAEAGRAQGAQFWMQINHPGRQMQANLGQPTVAPSAVALDMGSLSKLFPQPKALDESEIAGLIQRFARTAALAEQAGFSGVQVHAAHGYLLSQFLSPLTNQRQDRWGGSLENRARLLLEVVKAVREVVSPAFSVSVKLNSADFQRGGFEPADARQVVLWLNELPVDLVELSGGSYEAPAMQGDARDGRTLAREAYFLEFAREIAAIAYMPVMVTGGIRRLPVVEQVLDSGVAMAGIATALAVDPALPRRWQAGEIEALAELPPIRWKRKAFAALAYMALVKLQMRRLAAGSKPKAKASPLRALLLEQWCTLRRVKQYRRMMNSRLD